The genomic window CAGCTCGGTGCCGAAGCGCGGGCCAAGGGGCTGACCATCCGCGCCTCCAACGACAATTCGGCGGAAAACATCCTGAAGGGATATTTCTCCGCCTTCGCCGATGGCAGCAAGGTCAATATCGTTTACGTCTGGGACGTTCTCGACGCCAATGGCGTGCGGCTGCATCGCCTGCAGGGGCAGGAGACGGTGGCGGCAAAAGGCAGCGATCCATGGGCGGCCGCGACCGACACGGTGATGCAGGATATCGCCGCAAAAACCCTGAACGACTATACGTCCTGGAAGCATTCTCAACGCGGATGAGGTGAAACGGCGGGAGAAGTCATAGAGATTTCACGAAAATCATTGCGAAAGCGCGGAGTCCTCTTGCAATCGGAAGCAACAGCGCTATTAAGGCGCGCATGGCAACAAGGCGTATCCGGCAAAGGCTTTTCGGCCGGATGTTCCTCCCCTTGAACGACGCTTGGTTACGGTGGATTGAGCCCCGTGGCGCAAGGCGATGGCATGGAAACAGGCGGCCGCAATGAAGGTTTTCGCAGGCAATTCGAACCGGCACCTCGCCGAAGCGATCTGCAAGTATCTTAACGTTCCTCTCGGAAATGCCACTGTAAAGCGGTTTGCTGACCAGGAAATATTCGTAGAAATCAGCGAGAACGTGCGCGGCGAGGACGTTTTTATTGTCCAGTCCACCTCCTTCCCGGCAAATGATCATCTGATGGAACTTCTCATCATGATCGATGCCATGCGCCGCTCCTCGGCAAAACGTATCACCGCGGTGCTTCCCTATTTCGGTTACGCCCGCCAGGACCGCAAGGCCGGCCCCCGCACCCCGATTTCCGCCAAGCTCGTTGCCAATCTGATTACCGAAGCCGGCGCCGACCGCGTTCTCACGCTTGATCTTCATGCCGGCCAGATTCAGGGCTTTTTCGATATCCCCACCGACAACCTCTTCGCAGCGCCCATTCTCGCCCGCGACGTGAAGGACCATTACGACACCAACAACGTCATGGTCGTTTCGCCTGATGTCGGTGGCGTGGTCCGCGCCCGTGCCCTGTCGAAGCGCCTCGACTGTCTGCTGGCGATTGTCGACAAACGCCGTGACCGTCCGGGCGAATCCGAAGTCATGAACGTCATCGGCGATGTCTCGGGCAAGGACTGCATCCTGATCGACGATATCATCGATTCCGGCGGCACGCTTTGCAACGCCGCGGAAGCGCTGCTGAAAAAGGGCGCGACCAGCGTCACCGCCTATATCACCCACGGTGTACTTTCCGGCGGCGCGGTTGCCCGCGTGGCCTCCTCGAAGCTGCGCGAACTCGTCATCACCGACAGCATCCAGCCGACCACAGGCGTGCAATCCGCGCACAATATCCGCGTGGTCAGCACCGCAGGCCTGCTTGGCGAAGCGATCAATCGCACCGCGCAGGAACAGTCGGTATCCGGCCTGTTCGACTGAGGCACCGTCTCCCTCGCAAGATCGCGTATCCACACAGCGACACCCCGGACTAGCTCCGGGGTCCAGCGTGATCATGTTTTTGATAGCAAAAGAGTCTTTTCACGGCGCGAACGCGCCGTAACGGGATGCCGGCTCAAGGCCGGCGTGACGGGAGGGAAGCTTGTCAGCTCGCTGAGCGATCTCTGCATGCATGGAGATCGCAAGACTTCACCCTGCAGCCATTCAGGAAGATGCCGCGCCCGCATCCGGGGGGCGCTGCAAACGGGAGGCTGCGGCCTTGATTTTCGGCCACCAGCGCCGAACACGGGCAAGGACGGCATGGCGACCAGTGCGCCAAAGGCTGATCGTATCGGCCGAGACGGCATCACCGGTAAAGAGGTGACGGTGGCGGCTTATCGTCAGCGCCCGGTAGAGAAACAGCGTCGTCAGGGCGGAAAACAGGATGGACATCACCACATCGCTCAGGAAATGGCCGCCGGCTGCGATGCGAAGACCGGACATGAGGATGATTGCCCCGCCAGCAAGGACGCCCACCACCAATCGCCCAGAGGGACGCAGACGCGGCCAGACAAGCACGCAGAACGGCAGGAAAAAGCTCGCGATCAGCGCGGTTTCCCCGGAAGAAAACGAACAGTTCGAATAACATTGCGTGCTGAACTGGAAAGGGGGCGTGAACAGCTGATGCCCGCCAAATTCGGTAACGCTGAACGGACGCGCCCGACCGATCATGGCCTTCAGCACGCCATTGACGAGAAGCCCGGCACACAGGATCACCGGCCCACACAGGAAGGCCCAGACCCGCCAGCCGGTTCGCTGCAGCGTACCGAGCCGCAGATTGCCGACGAGGACCAGGAAAGCCAAAAGCGTGGCGAGCTCCGCACCCTCGCGCA from Agrobacterium tumefaciens includes these protein-coding regions:
- a CDS encoding ribose-phosphate pyrophosphokinase, translating into MKVFAGNSNRHLAEAICKYLNVPLGNATVKRFADQEIFVEISENVRGEDVFIVQSTSFPANDHLMELLIMIDAMRRSSAKRITAVLPYFGYARQDRKAGPRTPISAKLVANLITEAGADRVLTLDLHAGQIQGFFDIPTDNLFAAPILARDVKDHYDTNNVMVVSPDVGGVVRARALSKRLDCLLAIVDKRRDRPGESEVMNVIGDVSGKDCILIDDIIDSGGTLCNAAEALLKKGATSVTAYITHGVLSGGAVARVASSKLRELVITDSIQPTTGVQSAHNIRVVSTAGLLGEAINRTAQEQSVSGLFD
- a CDS encoding phosphatase PAP2 family protein, encoding MDNDLSHMRITIWVTLAALALVILFATFPSIDLRFSALFFSPVGQPWPGREPFPEWLRDTLREGAELATLLAFLVLVGNLRLGTLQRTGWRVWAFLCGPVILCAGLLVNGVLKAMIGRARPFSVTEFGGHQLFTPPFQFSTQCYSNCSFSSGETALIASFFLPFCVLVWPRLRPSGRLVVGVLAGGAIILMSGLRIAAGGHFLSDVVMSILFSALTTLFLYRALTISRHRHLFTGDAVSADTISLWRTGRHAVLARVRRWWPKIKAAASRLQRPPDAGAASS